A single Thermoanaerobacterium sp. RBIITD DNA region contains:
- a CDS encoding trypsin-like peptidase domain-containing protein encodes MDLNNNQNQNINNDDIKNDDEIFTSNEDFENSMDKTAEIPATYNQSGGVSDSHEMPRVEFRNNKKSLGKMVKRFRRRMFVSFVAVALIAALAGGGTVAGVMRYYNVGQQPQIINRYLPLSSDNNNFSLITNIAKIVSPAVVGIDTSVSYSNGYRSALVPQGSGSGIIFDSQGYIVTNNHVINGASKITVNLSDGRKFSAQLVGKDDKTDLAVLKINAPNLTVAKFGDSSKLEVGELAVAIGNPLGESFAGTVTAGIISGLNRNLQSDYGPVRLIQTDAAINPGNSGGPLVNSKGEVVGITSVKLTSTGGSDVQDPFGMFQSQGTPVEGMGFAIPIDEAKPIIDQLIKHGYVERPMMGVSIQEVSQQDSKQYNIPVGVYIAQVQQGSAADNAGLQAGDIITSIDGTQIKTFDDLQGILNKHKVGDTINVTFWRNGKTLSAKVKLMSSANAQ; translated from the coding sequence ATGGATTTAAATAATAATCAAAATCAAAACATAAACAATGATGATATAAAAAATGATGACGAAATATTTACTTCAAATGAGGACTTTGAAAATTCTATGGACAAGACAGCAGAAATTCCCGCAACATATAATCAAAGTGGGGGAGTATCTGATAGCCATGAGATGCCAAGAGTAGAGTTTAGAAACAACAAAAAGAGCTTGGGAAAGATGGTAAAAAGATTTAGAAGAAGAATGTTTGTTTCTTTTGTTGCTGTCGCTTTAATAGCTGCTTTAGCAGGTGGTGGAACTGTCGCTGGTGTGATGAGGTATTACAATGTAGGTCAACAGCCGCAAATTATAAATAGATACTTACCATTGTCATCTGATAATAATAATTTTAGTCTTATAACAAATATTGCAAAGATAGTAAGCCCTGCCGTTGTCGGTATTGATACAAGCGTATCATATTCAAATGGTTATAGAAGCGCTCTTGTACCTCAAGGTAGTGGGTCTGGTATAATATTTGATTCACAGGGATATATTGTTACAAATAATCATGTAATAAATGGTGCATCGAAAATTACAGTTAACCTTTCCGATGGTAGGAAATTCTCTGCTCAATTGGTTGGCAAAGATGATAAGACAGACCTTGCAGTCTTAAAGATAAACGCGCCAAATTTAACTGTTGCTAAATTCGGTGATTCATCAAAGCTTGAAGTTGGTGAGCTTGCTGTTGCAATAGGAAATCCACTTGGAGAAAGCTTTGCAGGAACTGTTACAGCGGGAATAATAAGTGGCTTAAATAGGAATCTTCAAAGTGATTATGGCCCTGTGAGACTTATACAAACAGATGCGGCTATAAACCCTGGTAACAGCGGTGGACCCCTTGTAAATAGCAAAGGTGAAGTAGTTGGCATAACAAGTGTCAAGTTAACATCGACAGGTGGGTCAGATGTTCAGGATCCATTTGGTATGTTTCAGAGTCAAGGTACACCTGTAGAAGGGATGGGGTTTGCAATTCCAATTGATGAAGCAAAGCCAATAATAGACCAGCTTATAAAACATGGTTATGTTGAAAGACCGATGATGGGTGTTAGCATACAGGAAGTTTCACAACAGGATTCAAAGCAATACAATATACCAGTCGGAGTATATATCGCACAAGTTCAACAAGGAAGTGCTGCAGATAATGCAGGACTTCAAGCAGGTGATATAATAACATCAATAGATGGGACACAGATAAAAACATTTGATGATTTACAGGGAATATTGAACAAGCATAAAGTCGGTGATACGATAAATGTCACCTTCTGGAGAAATGGGAAAACTCTTAGTGCAAAGGTAAAACTTATGAGCAGTGCTAATGCACAATAG
- the pth gene encoding aminoacyl-tRNA hydrolase, whose amino-acid sequence MYIIAGLGNPGKEYEGTRHNMGFNVIDNLASKLNIDVLKLKFKSLIGEGIFKGEKIILQKPQTFMNLSGEAIYDIINFYKVPLSNLIVVYDDKDLDVGKIRIRKKGSAGGHNGMKSIIYLLNSEDFPRVRVGIGKPDGDMIKHVLGRFNDSDMELVNSALSNASNAVLDIIENGVEHAMNLYNGNGTCGL is encoded by the coding sequence ATGTATATTATTGCAGGGCTTGGAAATCCAGGCAAAGAATACGAAGGAACAAGGCATAATATGGGTTTTAATGTAATAGATAATCTTGCTTCAAAACTTAATATTGATGTACTAAAGCTTAAATTTAAGTCATTAATTGGTGAGGGAATCTTTAAAGGTGAAAAGATTATATTGCAAAAGCCACAAACATTTATGAATTTAAGTGGTGAAGCAATATATGATATAATAAATTTTTATAAGGTACCTCTTTCAAATCTTATCGTTGTATATGATGATAAAGATCTTGATGTTGGTAAAATAAGAATTAGAAAGAAAGGCAGTGCAGGTGGACATAACGGCATGAAATCGATTATATATCTTTTAAATAGTGAAGACTTTCCAAGAGTGCGCGTTGGCATTGGAAAACCTGATGGAGATATGATAAAACATGTCCTTGGAAGATTTAATGATAGCGATATGGAGCTTGTAAATAGTGCTTTATCAAATGCCTCAAATGCTGTACTTGACATTATAGAGAATGGAGTTGAACATGCCATGAATTTATATAATGGCAATGGTACATGTGGGTTATAG